In the Zonotrichia leucophrys gambelii isolate GWCS_2022_RI unplaced genomic scaffold, RI_Zleu_2.0 Scaffold_257_73630, whole genome shotgun sequence genome, one interval contains:
- the LOC135441361 gene encoding serine/threonine-protein kinase par-1-like — protein LPGVPLLSPPPSSLPGRAMPPARPRPRAGLPRARPRPSRRGLASPPLWPYWRWRCWAGISAWCGGGIAALRLRLARARPRTRRRVQSRPRPRPRPRPRLLPGPAEDTRGAAAPAASAADSPARAPPLGSAASGPEPPRPGAGGDAGPGAGEGRSGAVAGPGPSADSRVPPAGTAQEALQERYRLGSLLGRGGFGSVFAATRISDGAPVAIKRVPRDRIRHWGELPDGTSAPLEIVLLAKVSRGCGGVIQLLEWLELPDGFLLVLERPERCQELSGFLAERGFLPEEEARMLFRQVLEAVRHCTSCGVLHRDIKPENILLDLASGQLKLIDFGCGAFLQDTAYTQFAGEPSQGVLLGISWNPVLQPTWGSSTNATTARQPRSVPGLLLCHLVMGKHPSGGQEIIGGDLVHDGSLKRALRVLRLLWALPGLCWAQPWAQLGWLCPHIALTALHQTSPLRAQRLSFLLWQKCHEWAKAGKWAMLLRQCSLDLVNGELPFCTPKPEQKAQQQQQQQQQQQQQQQHMKLT, from the exons TTGCCCGGcgtccctctcctctccccgcCTCCCTCTTCCCTGCCGGGCCGGGCCATGCCTccggcccgcccccggccccgggcggggcttccccgtgcccggccccggccgtcCCGCCGCGGTCTCGCCTCCCCCCCGCTCTGGCCGTACTGGCGGTGGCGCTGCTGGGCGGGCATCAGTGCCTGGTGCGGGGGCGGCATCGCCGCCCTTCGGCTCCGCCTGgcccgagcccggccccggACCCGACGCAGGGTCCAGTCCCgaccccggccccggccccggccccggccccggctcctccCGGGGCCCGCGGAGGACACACGcggcgcggccgctcccgccgcctccgcTGCGGATTCCCCGGCCCGAGCTCCGCCGCTCGGCAGCGCGGCCTCCGGCCCCGAGCCGCCGAGGCCCGGGGCGGGTGGGGAtgccgggcccggggcgggtgAGGGGCGCTCGGGGGCCGTTGCTGGCCCCGGGCCGAGCGCTGACAGCCGCGTCCCGCCCGCAGGGACGGCGcaggaggccctgcaggagcgGTACCGGCTGGGCTCGCTGCTGGGGCGCGGCGGCTTCGGCAGCGTCTTCGCGGCCACGCGGATCTCGGACGGCGCCCCG GTGGCCATCAAACGCGTGCCGCGGGATCGCATCCGGCACTGGGGCGAGCTG CCCGACGGGACCAGCGCACCCCTGGAGATCGTGCTTCTGGCCAAGGTGTCCCGTGGCTGTGGCGGTGTCATTCAGCTCCTGGAGTGGCTGGAGCTCCCCGACGGcttcctgctggtgctggagcgTCCGGAGCGGTGCCAGGAGCTCTCGGGTTTCCTGGCGGAGCGAGGGTTCCTGCCGGAGGAGGAGGCGCGGATGCTGTTCCGCCAGGTGCTGGAGGCCGTGCGGCACTGCACCAGCTGCGGGGTCCTGCACCGGGACATTAAGCCCGAGAATATCCTGCTCGACCTGGCCAGCGGGCAGCTGAAACTGATCGACTTTGGCTGTGGCGCCTTCCTCCAAGACACAGCCTACACCCAGTTTGCAGGTGAGCCCTCGCAGGGGGTGCTCCTGGGCATCTCGTG GAACCCTGTCCTACAGCCCACATGGGGATCCAGCACCAACGCTACCACGGCGAGGCAGCCACGATCTGTCCCTGgcctcctgctgtgccacctgGTCATGGGGAAGCACCCGTCAGGGGGCCAGGAGATCATCGGGGGGGATCTTGTCCACGATGGCTCTCTCAAG CGGGCTCTGcgggtgctgaggctgctctgggctctgccagggctctgctgggctcagccctgggcccagctgggctggctctgccctcacattGCTCTGACAGCTTTGCATCAGACGAGCCCGTTGCGAGCACAGCGcctgagctttctgctttggCAG aaGTGCCACGAGTGGGCCAAAGCTGGCAAGTGGGCCATGCTCCTGAGGCAGTGCAGTCTGGACCTGGTGAATGGAGAATTGCCCTTCTGCACtcccaaaccagagcaaaaagcT